A single Halarcobacter anaerophilus DNA region contains:
- a CDS encoding transglutaminase-like cysteine peptidase: MTVLLLTQNLFSEDNFIISEKKLQKITSKYGQKARKRVELWNEIMQEAKSKDILHKLKDINDFWNKIKYQEDIIVWQKKDYWTTPLEFLSVGAGDSEDYAIAKYFSLRKLGIPRSKLKITSVILTNPEKRYRSRREPHLVLAYYHKPGATAIVLDNINKKLKLATKRTDLIPLYTNNNLSKKYSQQNIMARINSKKINE; encoded by the coding sequence TTGACGGTTTTACTCCTGACTCAAAACCTTTTCTCTGAAGATAATTTTATTATCTCAGAGAAAAAACTTCAAAAAATCACATCAAAATATGGACAAAAAGCTAGAAAAAGAGTAGAGCTTTGGAATGAAATAATGCAAGAAGCAAAATCTAAAGATATTTTGCATAAATTAAAAGATATAAATGATTTTTGGAATAAAATCAAATATCAAGAAGATATTATTGTTTGGCAGAAAAAAGATTATTGGACTACTCCTCTTGAATTCTTAAGTGTTGGAGCAGGAGATTCAGAAGATTATGCCATTGCAAAATATTTCAGCCTTCGAAAACTAGGTATTCCCAGGAGTAAACTAAAAATCACTTCCGTTATATTAACAAACCCGGAAAAAAGATACAGGAGTAGGCGTGAACCCCATTTAGTATTGGCTTATTACCATAAGCCGGGAGCCACTGCCATTGTCTTAGATAATATAAACAAAAAACTCAAACTTGCTACTAAAAGAACAGATTTAATACCTCTTTACACAAATAACAACTTATCAAAGAAATATAGTCAACAAAATATTATGGCAAGAATTAACAGTAAAAAAATCAATGAATAG